A DNA window from Mobula birostris isolate sMobBir1 chromosome 3, sMobBir1.hap1, whole genome shotgun sequence contains the following coding sequences:
- the ptf1a gene encoding pancreas transcription factor 1 subunit alpha, which produces MDTVLEQLAGLDTFSAAAYFDNDDLFTDQSPRDHLDADEFLENDVDFLSSQMNEYYKESRLVQDVEHCDSGILSFTSSSSPFSFDCPDSTSEVSPQLKGIEGAVKRRRRIRSEIEMQHLRQAANVRERRRMQSINDAFEGLRTHIPTLPYEKRLSKVDTLRLAIGYINFLTELVQSDMPLRNPNNDSAIQPKKVIICHRGARSPSPNDPDYGLPPLAGHSLSWTDEKQLKEQNIIRTAKVWTPEDPRKSNSKCFVNNIENEPPFDIAS; this is translated from the exons ATGGATACTGTGCTCGAGCAGCTCGCCGGGCTCGACACCTTTTCTGCCGCCGCCTACTTCGATAATGATGACTTGTTCACAGATCAGTCGCCCAGGGATCACCTGGACGCAGACGAGTTTTTAGAGAACGACGTGGATTTCCTGAGCAGCCAGATGAACGAGTATTACAAGGAGAGCAGGCTAGTGCAGGATGTCGAGCACTGTGACTCGGGCATCCTGTCTTTTACGTCGTCGTCATCCCCCTTTTCCTTCGATTGCCCCGACAGCACTTCAGAGGTGTCCCCACAGCTTAAAGGAATCGAGGGCGCAGTAAAGAGACGCAGAAGGATCCGTTCAGAAATTGAAATGCAGCACCTTCGGCAAGCTGCAAACGTCCGGGAGCGCAGACGCATGCAGTCTATTAACGACGCATTTGAGGGTCTCCGGACTCACATACCAACACTACCTTATGAAAAACGACTTTCCAAAGTTGATACTCTCCGACTGGCAATCGGTTACATCAACTTCTTAACCGAACTCGTTCAATCCGACATGCCTTTGAGAAACCCTAACAACGACTCTGCAATCcaacctaaaaaagtcattatctGTCATAGGGGTGCAA GATCGCCATCTCCAAATGACCCAGACTACGGTTTGCCTCCTCTGGCAGGGCACTCTTTGTCGTGGACTGATGAGAAGCAGCTTAAAGAACAAAATATCATCAGGACTGCTAAAGTCTGGACTCCAGAAGATCCCAGAAAATCAAATAGCAAATGTTTTGTAAATAACATTGAAAATGAACCACCTTTTGACATTGCCTCATAA